AGCCGGCCTCCACGCATGTGCGCGGGGTGGCCCGGCGGCCAATGCCGAGGCAAGCATCCATCGGCCCTGAAAACGAATTACCGGGCGAGAAGAAGAAGGCATACACCGTCATCTCGCGGCTGCTGTGCAGCGCCACCACTTCCTTGGCGGAAATACCGGCAAACCGCGCCACCGCTTCCAGATCCGGCCCAAACTCTCCGCCATAGCAGGCCGGGATCTCAATCTGTCGCGCAGTCATTTGCATCGTCGTCAATTCCTCCCGGAGTAGCCCACGCAGCAGCGTCATAAGTTGCGCAGAAGGCAAACCCTGCGCACCGTCAAACACCTCCGGCCGGTACTGCACAGCCACTGTAGTGAAGGCCGGCACCACCTCTTCCACGCCGGGCAGTGCCGCAGCCGCCACCCGCGCCGTAATGGCGTGAACCCATGCGATGACCTCTTCATCGAGCCGCTCGCCGATGCGGATCAGCACGCAACGCTCACCCACCGGCTCCAGCACACAGTCTTCGGCACTGAATGTATTCATGACCGCTCCTCAGTCCCGCACCAGCGCGGTACAAGCCTCGACGATGAGTTCGCAGGCACGTTCGAGCCGATCATCGGCCAGCGCATAACTCACGCGTAAATACGGCGCCAGCCCGAAGGCCGTACCCGGCACCACGGCCACGCCAACGCGCTCAAGCAAATAACGCGTCATATCTTCATCATTAGCGATAATCTCGCCGGCCGGCGTTTTCATACCAATGGCGCCGGCGCAATTCACATACAGGTAGAAGGCCCCTTGCGGTGCTTCCGGCACACGCAGCACCGGGGCCGCCCGCCGCAGGATGCGCAGAGCCAGATCGCGGCGCACGCGCAAGCGCGCACGCCAGTCATCAAGAAAATCCTGCGGGCCATCCAGCGCGGCCTGCGCCGCCACCTGGCTAATCGAAGAGGGATTGCTGGTGCTCTGCGACTGCAGTAGCGCCATCGCCTTGATTAGCCATTCGGGTCCGCCCGCGTAACCCAGGCGCCAACCCGTCATCGCATAAGTCTTGGAGACGCCGTTAATCGTCAGCGTACGATCGCGCATATCTGGCGCGGCCTGCGCAAAGGAGACGAACTCGCCCTCGAATACGATCTCCTCATAAATATCGTCGGCCATCACCATCATCGCCGGATGCCGGCACACCACATCAGCCAGGGCGCGCAGCTCGTCGGCGGTATACAGTGCCCCTGAGGGATTGCATGGCGCATTCAGGATCAGCCAGCGCGAAGAGGGCGTCACGGCAGCGGCCAGCAACGAAGGCGTGAGCTTGAATTGAGTCGCCTCTTCCGGCGTCACCTGCACCGGCACGCCGCCGGCGATCTTCACCATCTCGGAGTACGACACCCAGTACGGCGCCACCACGATTACTTCATCGCCGGGATTGAGCGTGGCGAGCAACGCATTGAAGAGGATCTGTTTGGCACCGGTAGCCGCGATGATTTCCGCCGGCTTGTATCCCAGCGCATTGTCGCGGGTGAATTTGCGCGCAATCGCCGCCTTCAGCGAAGGCGTACCACCCACATTCGTATAGCGTGTGTGGCCTTCGTTCATGCCGCGGATCGCCGCATGCTGGATGTGCGCCGGGGTATCGAAATCCAACTCGCCGACACTCAGGCTGATGATCGTCCGGCCCTCGGCCGCCAGTCGGCGGGCCACCTCGGTGATCGCCACCGTGGCCGAGGGACTCGCATTCTTGACGCGGTCAGACAGGATCGCACAAAATTTTTTCTCTGCTCTGGACACGGCTCGTTGCTCTTGAAATGAACTATCGAAAAGTGATATCCAAACTGGACACCAGTGGTATACCACTTGTAAGCAACTTGCATGCCAGATTGAGATGAGGTAATCTTTGCCCATCAACATCAAAAGAACAGATCATGGAACACAAGGAAATTCCCGAGGAAGTAGACGTCGACGCAGGCGAGAATAACGCCACGAAGGGCTTGGGCAACCAGGTCTACGACGAGCTAGTGGCCCTGATCCTGTCGCGCAAACTGCGCCAGGGCGAACAAATCCAGGAACGCGCGCTGGCACTGCGCCTGAACGTTTCTCGCACGCCGCTGCGCGAGGCCATGCACCGCCTCGAAGGCGAACGCGTGCTTGAGCGCAACTCCAGCAACCGCCTGTTTGTGCGGCTGGTTTCCATCCAGGAAATCATGGAGATCCTGCACGTACGCCGGATGCTCGAAGCCGATGCAGCCACCCGCGCCACCGGACACATTCCGCAAACGCGTCTGCTTGCCCTGCGCGAGCGCATCGAAGCCCTCACCGCCGCGGCCGACCCCACTCCCGCAGACTTCTACGAGGTGGATACCTCGCTGCACGAGCTCATCCTCGAATATTGCGAAAACACCCTGCTCGCCAGCATCATCGCGGATCTGCGCCTGAAAACCCGCATGTTCTCCCCCAAACATCTGGAAAAGGCGCGCGGCCCTGCCGTCTGCGAGGAGCATCTGGCTATCGTCGACGCCCTTATCCGGAGCGACTCAGCCGCCGCGGCAGCGGAAACTATTCGTCACATCAATAACATACGGCAGTCCATCATCGACAAGCTGTCTGCCGTGTAAACCAGATCGGCGTCCCCCGCCCCGGGCCGCCGCCGCACTCACCGATACAGTCTCCGGACAAAAAACTGCCTTTTTCCACCCGCCGCCCATCGTGGAAAACCACCTCTATGCGCCAGCTTGGTTCAGGGGTGTCATATCGTGGTGCATCTTTTGCACCCGGAGGAGGAAATACCCGCCTCAGACAATGTGACTTTTTATCCCTCTAGACGATAAACCGGAGCAAGCCCAGCTTGGTTTTTTCCCGATCCGGTATGCTCTACGCTGTCTTTCGACGTAAAACGCCGTAGCTCAAGGTCGGTGAGGGGCACTGTGTATAGATCCGAAGAAGAATTGATATCCGATACACATCACCATGCACATTAATGTATAGATTTGGGTAGAACGTAGTAGACGTTGAGATAATCAGGATTTGAGGAACGGCTTGTAATTACTGGGTTTAGTTGACTTTACTAGACTTGGGGATAAGTGTGTTTGGAGCGAGTGAAGGGAATCGAACCCTCGTATAGAGCTTGGGAAGCTCTCGTTCTACCATTGAACTACACTCGCGGGGAAAGCGCGCTTGGCATTATAGCGCTATCCTGTTGCCGGGCAAGCAAAAATCCTGACAAGACGTTCAGCTTTTAACCAATCGCAGAGACACGGACTTAAAAAGCGTCTTTGGGTTTATTGCCGCTATATCGGCGTTATCGCCCGTACCCGGCGAAAGCGGCAGGCATATAGGATCTTCTTTACGCAAAATCCGCGTTAGGCTGCGCGCTAGTCCCTTTTTTATTATCCTTGGATAGTTGAAAAACGGATGAGAAAACAGGTAATTGTAACTGACTGGATTTTCTTACTTTATTTTATGGCAGGATGAAATGAAAAAACGCTTAATCGGTATCGTCGGGCTGGTGTTGCTCACCAGCGCTTTTTCGGCAGCAGCCAGCAATTGTATTGAAACGCGAGCCGGCATTGATATGGGCTCGGGCAGCACCAAGATCCAGGTGGCTCAGGTGGATATTTGCCGGCAGATTCTGGGAAAAATGTTGTATGAAGATCAACGGCCGATTGCCTTTAACGCCGATCTGTCCAAATCTGCCGATAACCAACTCAGCACAGCGATCCAGCAACAAGGGCTTGCGGCGCTGAATGAGCTGGTGACGAAGGCAAGGACGTTCCATCCACAGCGCATCAGCGGCGTGGCGACGGCGGTATTCCGTTCTGCCGCCAACGGCCAACAGGTCATTGATTACTTTAACCAGCAAGCGAATATAACGCTTAAAATCATTTCGCAGCAACAGGAAGCCGAACTGGGTTTTCTGTCGGCGAAAGCGGCGCTGCGTGATGAGTCCCTCAACAATAACGACCTGTTGGTTTGGGATATTGGCGGCGGTTCAATGCAAATGACCGCCTTACGTCAGCAAAACGGACAAACGGTTACCGATACCTATCAGGGTAAACTGGCTTCGGTCACGCTAAAAGATTTCATCACCGGCGTACTGCAAAATAAAGATTACACCGCAGACAGCACGCCCAATCCCATCGGCTCGCTGCGCAACACCGTACTGCGCTACGTGAGTTTTTATGCGCGTACCCATGTTAGCCCGCAGATCAAAGAAGATGTGAAAACCCGCCGCGTAATTGGTATTGGCGGCGTGCATGGTTTTTCCATCAAGGCGCAGATAAAACCGGCGGCCAACACCTATACGCTGGCCGAGCTGGATCGCATATCAAAAAATCAGGTCTGGAAAGGAGATTCGGAACTGGTCGGGGATTACCGCAATACCGACGTCAGCAACCTGTTGCTGGTGGAAGGATTCATGCAGGCGCTGGGGATCTCTCAGGTGACTATCGTCAAGGCCAATCTCATCCAGGGCATATTGCTGCAATAATCAGGCGGATTCATTCACCGCTCTGCAATTTACTGACTAAAACGGCGCCGTCATTCGGCGCCGTTTTTTACTACATCAGTTCGCCGTCGGCGAGATTATTTCTGCGGGCGCATCGCCGGGAACAGAATAACGTCGCGGATGGTATGGCTGTTGGTAAACAGCATAATCATACGGTCGATACCGATGCCCAGACCGGCGGTTGGCGGTAAACCGTGTTCCAGCGCGGTCACGTAGTCTTCATCGTAGAACATCGCTTCATCATCGCCCGCGTCTTTGGCGCTCACCTGCTGCGCGAAACGCTCGGCCTGATCTTCCGCGTCATTCAGCTCGGAGAAGCCGTTGCCGATTTCACGGCCGCCGATGAAGAATTCAAAGCGATCGGTGATTTCCGGATTCAGATCGTTGCGGCGCGCCAGCGGCGAGACTTCCGCCGGGTATTCGGTAATGAAGGTCGGCTGAATCAGATTGCTTTCCGCCGTTTCTTCAAAGATCTCGGTAACGATGCGGCCCAGGCCCCAGCTTTTCTCGATCTTGATGCCCAGAGACTGCGCAATGGCGGTGGCTTTATCCAGATCGTCCAAATCGGCGACGTCGGTTTCCGGACGATATTTGCAGATCGCTTCGCGCATGGTCAGCTTCTCAAACGGCTTGCCGAAGTCGAAAGTCTGATCGCCATATTCGATCGTCGTGGTGCCCAATACATCCTGAGTCAGCGTACGGAACAGGTTTTCCGTCAGTACAATCAGGTCTTTATAATCGGCATACGCCATATAAAGTTCCATCATGGTGAATTCGGGGTTATGACGCGGGGAGATGCCCTCATTGCGGAAGTTGCGGTTAATTTCGAATACGCGTTCGAAGCCGCCCACCACCAGACGTTTCAGATACAGTTCCGGTGCGATACGCAGATACATATCGATATCCAGCGCATTGTGATGGGTGACGAACGGACGCGCCGCCGCGCCGCCGGGGATCACCTGCATCATCGGCGTTTCCACTTCCATAAAACCGTGATCGACCATAAAGCGGCGGATCGCCGCCATCACCTGGGAACGGATACGGAAAGTATGGCGGGATTCCTCATTGGCGATCAGGTCCAGATAGCGCTGACGATAGCGGGTTTCCTGATCGGCCAGGCCGTGGAATTTATCCGGCAGCGGACGCAGCGCCTTGGTCAACAAACGCAGTTCGGTACAGTGTACGGAAAGCTCGCCGGTTTTGGTTTTGAATAGCTTGCCGCGCGCGCCGAGAATGTCGCCCAAATCCCACTTTTTGAACTGCTCGTTGTAAATGCCTTCCGCCAAATCATCGCGGGATACGTACAGTTGAATGCGTCCGCCAACGTCCTGCAACGTGACGAAAGAGGCTTTACCCATGATACGGCGCGTCATCATGCGGCCGGCGACGGTGACTTCGATATCCAGCGCTTCCAGCTCTTCATTCTCTTTGCCGTCGTATTCGGCATGCAGAACATCGGACGTACTGTTACGGCGGAAATCATTCGGAAACGCGATGCCATGTTCACGCAGCGCAGCCAGCTTCTCACGACGCGATTTCAGTTCGTTATTAAGTTCCTGCGCCTGATCGGCACCCTGTGATTGTGATTCAGCCATGAGAATTCCTTATAACCCCGCTTTTAAACTTGCTTCAATAAATTTATCCAGATCGCCATCCAGCACCGACTGGGTATTGCGCGTTTCGACTCCGGTACGTAAATCTTTGATGCGTGAATCATCCAGTACGTAGGAGCGAATCTGGCTTCCCCAGCCGATATCCGACTTGGTGTCTTCCATCGCCTGTTTCTCAGCATTTTTCTTTTGCATCTCAAACTCGTACAGCTTGGCTTTCAACTGTTTCATCGCCTGATCTTTGTTTTTATGCTGAGAACGGTCATTCTGACACTGCGTCACAATGTTGGTCGGAATGTGGGTGATACGCACCGCCGATTCCGTACGGTTAACGTGCTGACCGCCGGCGCCGGAGGCGCGGTAAACATCAATACGCAGGTCGGCGGGATTGATTTCGATATCAATGTCGTCATCCACTTCGGGATAGACGAAAGCGGAGCTGAATGAGGTGTGACGGCGGCCGCCCGAGTCAAACGGACTTTTACGCACCAGGCGATGAACGCCGGTTTCGGTACGCAGCCAGCCAAACGCGTAGTCGCCCATGATTTTGATGGTGGCGGATTTGATGCCGGCGACTTCGCCGTCGGATTCTTCAATCACTTCGGTTTTAAAGCCTTTGGCTTCCGCCCAGCGCAGGTACATACGCAACAGCATGCTGGCCCAGTCCTGCGCTTCCGTACCGCCGGACCCCGCCTGGATATCAAGATAACAGTCAGCGCTATCGTATTCGCCGGAGAACATGCGGCGAAATTCAAGCAGCTCAAGTTTCTTTTCCAGCGTGTCCAGTTCGGCGCTGGTTTCATTAAAGGTGTCTTCGTCGTCTTCTTCCACCGCCAGCTCAAGCAGGCCGGCGACATCTTCCAGTCCTTGCGTCATTTGATCGATGGTATCGACGATGGCTTCCAGCGAGGAACGTTCTTTACCCAGCGTCTGCGCCCGCTCCGGATCGTTCCAGACATCGGGCTGCTCCAGCTCGGCGTTTACTTCTTCGAGGCGTTCTTTCTTGGCATCATAGTCAAAGATACCCCCTAAGGACGGCCGTACGTTCAGACAGGTCCTGAATGCGGTTTTTTACCGGATTGATTTCAAACATGATTTTTATGATCTTACGTTAAGTCGTAGATGATGGAATAGATTCAAACCGCCTATTCTAACGGATTAAGCGCCGGGTTTATATACCCCGCATCCATTCCCCTATAGCGGCCATAAATGCTGGATCAGGAGTTGCACCGAACGCCTGCCGCGATACTCATTCACATCCAGCTTGTACGCCAGCTCCGCCTCCCGCACGCTGCTGTCGGGCCACAGCAGCGTATCCACATTAAACGCGATGCCATCCAGCAGCGGGCCGCCGTTTACTGGTTCCACCATCACTTTCAGGTGGCGCTCTCCCACCAGTTTCTGTTGCAGAATACGGAAACGTCCGTCAAATGTCGGCTCAGGAAAAGACTGCCCCCACGGCCCCGCATCGCGCAGCATTTCCGCCGTGGACAGGCACAAATCGGGTAGCGCCAGTTCGCCGTCCGACCAGATAATCCCTTCCAGTTGGGACGCGTCCAGCCACTCGCCCACCAGTTCGCCAAAACGCAAGCGAAACTCATCAAACTGACTCTCCACCAGTGAAAGGCCCGCCGCCATGGCATGCCCGCCGAATTTCAGCATCAACCCCGGATACAGCGTATCCAGCCGCTCCAGCGCGTCGCGCAGATGCAATCCGGCAATCGACCGCCCGGATCCTTTCAGGATACCGTCGCCCGCAGGGGCAAAAGCGATCACCGGACGATGAAACCGCTCCTTAATCCGCGACGCCAGAATGCCCACCACGCCCTGATGCCATTCCGGGTGGTACATCGCCAGCCCATAGGGCAATTCAGCACGGCTGTGCTCCAACGATTCGCACAGACGCAGCGCTTCAACCTGCATTCCCTGCTCAATTTCACGGCGCGTTTGGTTCAGGGCATCCAGATCGTTCGCCAGCATACGCGCCTGCGTAATGTCGTCACTCAGCAGCAACGCCACGCCAATCGACATATCGTCAAGCCGTCCGGCGGCGTTCAGTCGCGGCCCAAGCGCGAAACCGAGATCGCTGGCGACCAGTTGGCCCGCATCGCGATTAGCCACTTCCAGCAGCGCGCGGATGCCGGGACGACACTTTCCGGCCCGAATACGGTTCAGCCCCTGCGCCACCAGAATGCGATTATTGGCGTCCAGCGGCACCACATCCGCCACCGTGCCCAACGCCACCAGATCCAGCAATTCGGCCAGATTGGGTTCGGTCAGCATATTTTGACTAAACCAGCCGCTTTCACGCAGCCGCGCCCGCAGCGCCATCATCAGGTAAAAGGCCACGCCAACTCCCGCCAGCGCTTTCGACGGGAAAGCGCAGTCGCGCAGGTTGGGATTAATCATGGCATCGGCGACGGGCAGCGTTTCTCCCGGCAGATGGTGGTCGGTAACCAGTACGGCAATACCGCGCCGGTGCGCTTCGTCCACGCCATCGAGAGAGGAAATACCGTTATCCACCGTGATGATGACCTCCGCCCCTAGCGCAGCCGCCTGCGCCACGACCTCCGGACTTAGCCCGTAGCCGTCATCAAAGCGGTTCGGCACCAAATACTTGACGTTGACGCCGCCCATACTGCGCAGCGCCAGCACCGTCAGCGCGGTACTGGTTGCGCCATCGGCGTCAAAATCGCCGACAATAACGATACGCCGCCGGTCCGCCAGCGCCTGTTGCAGAAAATCAACCGCTCGCTCAATACCATTCAGCAGCCGATAATCCAGTAAGCCGCGCAGGCTACGCTCCAGTTCCCGAGCGCCTTTAATGCCGCGTTGCGCATACAGACGACGCAACAGCGGCGGCATGGTCATCGGTAAATCAATATCTTCCGCCAGAGGACGCCGGCGGAGTTGAGTTATCAATTCCACGGCGTTATCAACCACCCGTCTTCATCGACGCCTTATGCGCATTCAACATCGCCAACATCTCTTTCGGCTCCTGATAGCCAGGCACCACCATGCCATCTTCCAACACAATCGCCGGAGTTCCTTTAACGCCGAACTGAATGCCAAGCTGGTAATGCGCATCAATGTTGGTTTTGCAGGTTGCCGGTGATATTTCATCCCCTTTCATGGCGTCATCAAACGCCTTGTTACGGTTGGCGACGCACCAGATGGACTGCATATCCTTCTCGGTCCGAGAATTCGTGCCCTGACGCGGGAATGCCAGATAGCGCACGGTAATGCCCAACGCGTTGTAATCTTTCATCTGCTCATGCAGCTTCTGGCAATAACCGCAGGTGATATCGGTAAACACGGTTATCACGTATTTTTCCTGCGCGGCTTTATAGACGATCATCTGATCCTGCAACGCGTCCATTTTTCCTTTCAGGATCTGATTCGTCACGTTCACCGGCACGTTGCCGCTAATGTCGTATAACGGCCCCTGGATAAGATGCTTGCCGTCCTCGCTGATATAAAATACGCCGCTATCCGTCAGCACGGTTTTCATACCGGCCAGCGGCGCGGGTTGAACCTCGGCATCCTGCATTCCCAGGCGGGCCATCGTTTGTTTGATCGCCGCATCATCGGCATGGGCAAAACCTGCCGCCGTTGCCGCCAATAGAGAAAGCAGTAGTAACCCTTTTTTCATTTCATCAATCCTGTTTCGATAAATACGCCGTGATAATCCGCGATGACCGGCGACTTGCCGTCTGCCGTTTATCAATCAATTCGTTACGCCCGTGGGTGATGACGCTGATGGAGCTGTTTCAGCCGTTCTGTCGCCACATGGGTGTAAATCTGCGTGGTGGAAAGATCGCTGTGCCCCAGTAACATCTGCACGACGCGTAAGTCCGCGCCGTGATTCAATAAATGAGTGGCAAATGCGTGACGCAGCACGTGCGGAGACAATTTTTCGCTATCGATCGACGCCAGAATCGCATAGTGCTTGATGCGATGCCAGAAAGTCTGACGCGTCATCTGTTGCGCCCGGCTGCTGGGGAACAATACATCCAGCGTTTGCCCATTGAGCAACCACGGCCGTCCGTATTCCAGATACTGTTCGATCCAATACACGGCTTCTTCGCCCAGCGGCACCAGACGTTCCTTATTTCCTTTCCCGATCACCCGCACCACGCCCTGCCGCAGGCTGACGTCGCTAAGCGTCAGCCCCACCAGTTCAGAGACGCGCAGCCCGGTGGCATACAATACCTCAAGCATGGCTTTATCGCGCAATTCCAGCGGTTGATCAACGCTGGGCGCGTTAAGCAACGCATCGACCTGGGCTTCGCTCAAATCTTTCGGTAAACGCTGCGGCAACTTCGGGGACGACAATATGGCGCTGGGATCGTCGCTGCGGATCTTTTCCCGGTAAAGATACTGGAACAAGCGGCGCATGGCACTCAGTAAACGCGCCGAGCTGGTCGCCTTGTAACCGCCCTCAATGCGCTCAGCCAGAAAAGATTGCAGCTCGACGGCCTGCGCCCGCAGCAGATCGCCATCGTGGTGCGCCAGCCACTCGGCCAGAGTACGTAAATCCAGCCGGTAAGAGGCCAGCGTATTTTCCGCCAGATTGCGCTCCAGCCACAGTGCATCCAGAAACTGCTCGATAAATGCCTGATCCTGCGCGTGCATCGCGGTATCCCCTTTCACATGAGCTCCTATTATGCCTGAGCGACTCGTTAACCGGCTAATGGTCATTACATCCGCCGTCTTGCAAATGACAGGGGTATTGAATATCAATTTGCTGCCATATTGCTGCAAATTGAAAGATGATGGGGATAATAATCGCAGAAATTGTCAGATCTCACATATTCCGTCATTCTTCACCTCGTCATAACATTCTCCGGTATAAACATCATACGATAAGATTATATTTTACATATGCCGTATATGCCGGAATAGCCTCCAGACGCGGGTTTTCTCCGTGTCATCCCCCCTACGGAATCTCCGTTGAAAAGCACTTTTCTCTATGCATAGAATAGTCGTTCGTGTTGTTAAAAAAGTTGAATCACCATGCAAGCTACCATCACTCCCACTATCGACGTAGAGGCGGACTCGCCACCGGTAAATTCCAGAAGTAAAGTTATTATTGCCTCTCTAGTGGGAACCGCTATTGAATTTTTTGATTTTTATATTTATGCCACTGCCGCCGTGCTGGTATTTCCCCACATTTTCTTCCCGCAGGGCGATCCGGCGGCGGCGACGCTACAGTCGTTAGCCACCTTTGCCATCGCCTTCATCGCGCGCCCAATCGGTTCAGCGCTATTCGGACATTTCGGCGACCGCGTCGGCCGTAAAGTTACGCTGGTGGCATCCTTGCTGACCATGGGTATTTCCACGGTGGTAATCGGCCTATTGCCCAGCTATGAGACCATTGGCATCTTCGCGCCGATGCTGCTGGCGCTGGCTCGTTTCGGTCAAGGTTTGGGATTGGGCGGCGAATGGGGCGGCGCGGCGCTGTTGGCCACTGAAAACGCGCCGGCACACAAACGCGCGTTGTACGGTTCATTCCCTCAGCTTGGCGCGCCGATCGGCTTCTTCTTTGCCAACGGCACCTTTCTGCTGCTCTCCTGGTTGCTGACCGACGAGCAATTCATGCAGTGGGGCTGGCGCGTACCGTTCATTTTCTCCGCCGTACTGGTGTTAATCGGCCTGTATGTGCGCGTATCCCTGCACGAAACCCCGGTATTCGCCAAGGCGGCCAAAGCCGGCAAGCAGGTACGCGTGCCAATCGGCACCCTGTTCAGCAAACATATGAAAGTCACCATTTTGGGGACCTTCATCATGCTGGCGACCTATACGCTGTTCTACATCATGACCGTCTACTCGATGACGTACGGCACCACGCCCGCGCCGAGAGGGCTGGGCTTCTCCCGCAATACGTTCCTGTGGATGCTGATGATCGCCGTTATTGCTTTCGCCATTATTATCCCGCTGGCGGGCTATCTGGCTGATATCTTCGGACGGCGCAGAACCATGATTGTCGTCACCTGCCTGATGCTGGTATTCGCCATGGTGTTCCCGTCCATGCTCGGTTCCGGCAACCCGGCCATCGTAATGGCCTTCCTGATTTGCGGCATGGGCATGATGGGACTGACCTTCGGCCCGATGGGCGCGCTGCTGCCGGAACTGTTCCCGACGGAAGTCCGTTATACCGGGGCATCGTTCTCTTATAACGTGTCATCCATTCTGGGGGCATCGGTCGCGCCGTACATCGCCACCTGGCTGACGGTGACTTACGGTCTGTTCTATGTGGGAATCTATCTGGCGGCCATGGCGTCGCTGACGCTCATCGCATTGTTGTTGAGTAAAGAAACCCGTCATCAGTCTCTTGGCTAAGTCAGTACCGTGCAGTGAAGGCTTCGGCCTTCACTGCCGTTTTCCTTCCTCTGCCTGCTATTTCCAATATACTGGCGTAACAGATTCGGTTAGGCTAACCCTCTGCGTTCAAAGCCGTCACACCCGGTGTGATATCAGCTTACGACACCATCACTTACATTGATCTAACGCGACTTCTCTATTGCATATGAAAATAGGTCTATTTTACGGTTCAAGCACCTGCTACACCGAAATGGCGGCAGAAAAAATCCGCGATATTCTGGGTGAAGATCTGGTCGATCTGCACAACGTCAAGGATGTCGATCCACAACGGATGGAAGAGTACGAAATACTGATTTTGGGTATTCCAACCTGGGATTTCGGCGAAATTCAGGAAGACTGGGAGAGCATCTGGCAACAACTGCCCACCTTGGATCTGAAAGGCAAAATTGTGGCGCTGTATGGCATGGGCGATCAGTTGGGATACGGCGAGTGGTTCCTTGATGCGCTGGGGATGCTGCACGACCAACTGCTGCCGCTGGGCGTGAAATTTATCGGCTATTGGCCGACCGAAGGCTACGAGTTTACCAGCCCGAAACCGCTGGCGGCCGACGGCAAACACTTTGTCGGGCTGGCGCTGGATGAGGTCAATCAGTACGATCTTAGCGACGACCGTATTGAACAGTGGTGCGGACAGATTTTGCAGGAAATGCAAGCGCTGCTGTAAGCGCCCGCCCATGGCGCATACGCCATCATATTTCCGCGCCAACACCCCGGGCCGCCGGATAAGCGGCCCTCGCCGGTACAAACGGCGGGAAGACTCAGCGCTTCTTCTGTAGCCACCATCTTGCGCGAGCCGGCGTATCAA
This window of the Brenneria goodwinii genome carries:
- the recJ gene encoding single-stranded-DNA-specific exonuclease RecJ, with translation MELITQLRRRPLAEDIDLPMTMPPLLRRLYAQRGIKGARELERSLRGLLDYRLLNGIERAVDFLQQALADRRRIVIVGDFDADGATSTALTVLALRSMGGVNVKYLVPNRFDDGYGLSPEVVAQAAALGAEVIITVDNGISSLDGVDEAHRRGIAVLVTDHHLPGETLPVADAMINPNLRDCAFPSKALAGVGVAFYLMMALRARLRESGWFSQNMLTEPNLAELLDLVALGTVADVVPLDANNRILVAQGLNRIRAGKCRPGIRALLEVANRDAGQLVASDLGFALGPRLNAAGRLDDMSIGVALLLSDDITQARMLANDLDALNQTRREIEQGMQVEALRLCESLEHSRAELPYGLAMYHPEWHQGVVGILASRIKERFHRPVIAFAPAGDGILKGSGRSIAGLHLRDALERLDTLYPGLMLKFGGHAMAAGLSLVESQFDEFRLRFGELVGEWLDASQLEGIIWSDGELALPDLCLSTAEMLRDAGPWGQSFPEPTFDGRFRILQQKLVGERHLKVMVEPVNGGPLLDGIAFNVDTLLWPDSSVREAELAYKLDVNEYRGRRSVQLLIQHLWPL
- the dsbC gene encoding bifunctional protein-disulfide isomerase/oxidoreductase DsbC, encoding MKKGLLLLSLLAATAAGFAHADDAAIKQTMARLGMQDAEVQPAPLAGMKTVLTDSGVFYISEDGKHLIQGPLYDISGNVPVNVTNQILKGKMDALQDQMIVYKAAQEKYVITVFTDITCGYCQKLHEQMKDYNALGITVRYLAFPRQGTNSRTEKDMQSIWCVANRNKAFDDAMKGDEISPATCKTNIDAHYQLGIQFGVKGTPAIVLEDGMVVPGYQEPKEMLAMLNAHKASMKTGG
- the xerD gene encoding site-specific tyrosine recombinase XerD gives rise to the protein MHAQDQAFIEQFLDALWLERNLAENTLASYRLDLRTLAEWLAHHDGDLLRAQAVELQSFLAERIEGGYKATSSARLLSAMRRLFQYLYREKIRSDDPSAILSSPKLPQRLPKDLSEAQVDALLNAPSVDQPLELRDKAMLEVLYATGLRVSELVGLTLSDVSLRQGVVRVIGKGNKERLVPLGEEAVYWIEQYLEYGRPWLLNGQTLDVLFPSSRAQQMTRQTFWHRIKHYAILASIDSEKLSPHVLRHAFATHLLNHGADLRVVQMLLGHSDLSTTQIYTHVATERLKQLHQRHHPRA
- a CDS encoding MFS transporter — protein: MQATITPTIDVEADSPPVNSRSKVIIASLVGTAIEFFDFYIYATAAVLVFPHIFFPQGDPAAATLQSLATFAIAFIARPIGSALFGHFGDRVGRKVTLVASLLTMGISTVVIGLLPSYETIGIFAPMLLALARFGQGLGLGGEWGGAALLATENAPAHKRALYGSFPQLGAPIGFFFANGTFLLLSWLLTDEQFMQWGWRVPFIFSAVLVLIGLYVRVSLHETPVFAKAAKAGKQVRVPIGTLFSKHMKVTILGTFIMLATYTLFYIMTVYSMTYGTTPAPRGLGFSRNTFLWMLMIAVIAFAIIIPLAGYLADIFGRRRTMIVVTCLMLVFAMVFPSMLGSGNPAIVMAFLICGMGMMGLTFGPMGALLPELFPTEVRYTGASFSYNVSSILGASVAPYIATWLTVTYGLFYVGIYLAAMASLTLIALLLSKETRHQSLG
- the fldB gene encoding flavodoxin FldB; amino-acid sequence: MKIGLFYGSSTCYTEMAAEKIRDILGEDLVDLHNVKDVDPQRMEEYEILILGIPTWDFGEIQEDWESIWQQLPTLDLKGKIVALYGMGDQLGYGEWFLDALGMLHDQLLPLGVKFIGYWPTEGYEFTSPKPLAADGKHFVGLALDEVNQYDLSDDRIEQWCGQILQEMQALL